Within Staphylococcus sp. NRL 16/872, the genomic segment TTCGTTTAGGTATCGCTACTGGGAAAGATTTAGCACAAATGACTCGCCATTATCTAAATAAACCTATTGCTATCACCTTTTGGATTATTGCTGAACTAGCAATTATCGCTACTGATATAGCTGAAGTTATAGGGAGTGCAATTGCCTTAGATTTACTATTCAATATTCCGTTAATTGTTGGGGCATTGATTACGGTACTAGATGTCTTCTTATTACTGTTCATTATGAAATTTGGTTTCCGAAAGATTGAAGCCATCGTAGGAACGCTAATATTTACTGTGCTTGTTATATTCATATTCGAAGTTTTTATATCTTCTCCTAAAGTGATTTACATTCTAAACGGATTCATTCCACATCAACAAATTATAACGAATCATAGTATTTTATATATAGCATTAGGTATTATAGGGGCTACTATCATGCCTCATAATCTATATCTACATTCATCTATCGTTCAATCCCGTAAATATAATCGCGAAAGTAATGTAGATAAAGCACAAGCGATTAAATATGCCACTATCGATTCAAATATTCAACTAAGTATTGCTTTTATTGTTAATTGTTTATTATTAGTGCTAGGTGCGGCACTATTTTATGGTGTGAATGCAGATGAATTAGGTGGTTTCTATGATTTATATCATGCCCTTCAAACTCAACCTATTTTAGGACCAGTATTAGGAAGTATAATGAGTACATTATTTGCTGTTGCTTTACTTGCTTCAGGTCAAAATTCAACTATTACTGGTACATTATCGGGACAAATTGTAATGGAAGGATTTTTAAAACTTTCTATTCCTAATTGGGTACGCCGTCTTATCACTCGAGGTTTAGCTGTTATACCAGTTATCGTATGTTTAATTATTTTTCACGGTAATGAGGGGAAAATGGAGCAATTGCTTGTTTTCTCACAAGTATTTTTAAGTATTGCATTACCATTTTCATTAATTCCACTACAACTAGCAACAAGTAATAAGCAATTAATGGGTCCTTTTTACAATAAAACTTGGATAAATATCTGTTCGTGGAGCTTAATTGTAATTTTAAGTGTATTAAATGTTTATTTGATTATCGAAACGTTTAAAGAATTATTTGCTTAATTTTAAACAAATAATTTTAAAGCTACCTTTAAAAGATAGATGAATTAATCTAACTTCTAAAGGTAGCTTTGTTTATAACAAACATTTTAATAAATGTAAGGATCATCTTTTTTGCGAGATTGATAGTCATCCTCTGGGTGCCATTCATCTCTAGAGTAATTATTTCTATACCCTCTTTCATTTTGGTTGTTATTTCTTTTCACAAACAGCATAATTGCAACAATAAACCATAAGATACTTGAGATTATGCTCATATTAATAACACCTATTAATGATGCAGCAACTAATAAACATCCTGCTAATATAGGTCTATTTTTAATAACTATAGTGCCTACAATACCTAAAATAGTTGAAAATAATATAGTAGCTATAGACATAGTCATCGTAAAGTTAACCATCTCTGGTGTAACTTTACCATTTTGATTTCCAAATTGTTTCATTATTTGAGTATATTGTTCAGTGTTTTTAGCTTTATTTTCAATAATAAAAAAAGATATTAAATTAATAAGTAAATAAATAGCACTTAAACCACTCGCTATCCAAGCAAGAATTAATTCTACTTTACGATTCATTACATTTCCCCCTCATAAATAGATTTACTTTAATTTTACTAAAAATTTTTAATACTTACGACTATTGTTATTTTCAAAATGAAACGTCAAATAAAAAGATTGAGACACTAATAAAGTATCTCAATCCTTTAAAATTATTTATCATTTTTATGCTGGTTATCAATTGGTGTAGTATCTTCAGAATGTTGCTCATCATTGTTTAAAATTTGTTTACGTTCTTCATAATTCATACGGCGTTGATTAACGGCACTAGGTTGATTTTTGCGTCTTTCTTTCATACGTTTGTTATAAGCTTTACGTTTTTCTTTTTTCTTAGCTTTAATTTCAGCCTTTTCTTTCTTACGTTGTGCTTTTTCTTCTTTTTTATTTACTTTAGGCTCTGCTTCAAACGTTTCTGTTGGATCATTATGAAGATGCGTATCATTATTTGGATTATACTGCGATGGTTTTCTAGACTTTTGTCTATTTCTAGCTTGTCTAGAGAGTACGCCAGATGCACTTTCTTCTTCTACTGGTGAATGATACTCTTCAGAAACTGCACGTTTTGGATATTGATTATATTTATCTTCCTCAGTATCGTTCATTACATCTTGTTCATCTCTATATGAATAAGGTGATTCTTCCTCATAGTCATCATCTCTATAATCATGTTCTCTATTATCATCATAATATGAATGTTTACGACGTGTACGACGCTCAGATTTTTTAGTTTTACGAGGAGGTTCCACATATTCTTCCTCATATCTTGGTGTTTCATAGTCATTACGTTCATCTTCATAATAGCGTCTATCTTCCTCATAATCATCTCTTGGATTATATCGTGGTTGATACTGAGGGCCAGGACCATAGGATGGAACGGTTTCGATTTTACTTTTCCTAGCAAACATCATAATTGCAATAATAAAGAAGAAAATTGGGATAATTAACGTTACGAATAACAATACTAATGGCAAAGTAATAATTGAAGCAATTAAAAATAGAAATCCGGAAAGGATTCTAATATTCATAGAGATTAATGCTAAAAATGAAATTAATAGACAAACTATGAAATATACAATAATTGCCCAAACGCCATTTTGGAGCCATATCACAAATTGCGTCGTATTTAAACTATTATTGGCTAGAATTTGTTGAATTAGCTCATTATTATTCATTGAGTTTTCAAGATTTTGAATAGATGTATCATTACTAAATGATACGAGTGCAATAAACATTGTAATAACCGTCAATATCAATAAGAAAATCCAACTAAACCAACCTAAAAGTTTTTCAGTTAGACGACTCACAGGCCGTTTAATTTGCGTGTATCGTTCTCCTGACATTTATTACAACTCCTTAATTAACTTGTCAAATTATTATATCTAATTAATTATAAAATAACTACTATTTATAGTCTATTTTAACGACATTTTAAAGTTTAAGAAACTTTCGTTATATTCATCTAGTGTATTTTGGCCTAAATCTTTATAAACTTCCAAACGCTTTTGTTCTTTTTGAGATGGATAGAAACGGTGATCATCTCTTACTTCTTTAGGTAATAACTGACGTGCTGCTTTATTAGGAGTTGCGTACCCTACCCATTCTGTATTTTGTTTATTATTTTTAGCGTCTAATAAGAAATTCATAAATTTATATGCGCCTTCTTTATTTTGTGCCGTCTTAGGAATAACCATGTTATCAAACCATAAGTTTGAACCCTCTTTAGGAATAACGTAGTTGTATTTATCTCCGTCTTCAACAAGTGGCGCTGCCACACCACTCCACACAACTGCAATGTTTCCTTCATTTTGTTGAAGCATCATTGTAACTTCATCACCTACAACACCTCTTACTTGTGGTATGAGGTTTTTTAAATCCTTTTCAGCCTCTTTAATATGCGCAGGATTTTTATCGTTCAAACTATATCCTAATTTATTTAAAGCTAATCCCATAATTTCACGCGCACCATCCACTAACAATACATCATTTTTAAATTTCGGTTGATACAAATCATTCCAACTATCAAAATTTTCTTTTGGGTACTCTTTTTTATTATATAAAATACCTACCGTACCAAAGAAATAAGGTAATGAATATTGATTATCTGGATC encodes:
- a CDS encoding Nramp family divalent metal transporter; protein product: MSTHKEQSQLSLDEINNTVDFSGDKSASQKFLAFLGPGLLVAVGYMDPGNWITSMQGGAQFGYTLLFVILISSLSAMLLQSMTVRLGIATGKDLAQMTRHYLNKPIAITFWIIAELAIIATDIAEVIGSAIALDLLFNIPLIVGALITVLDVFLLLFIMKFGFRKIEAIVGTLIFTVLVIFIFEVFISSPKVIYILNGFIPHQQIITNHSILYIALGIIGATIMPHNLYLHSSIVQSRKYNRESNVDKAQAIKYATIDSNIQLSIAFIVNCLLLVLGAALFYGVNADELGGFYDLYHALQTQPILGPVLGSIMSTLFAVALLASGQNSTITGTLSGQIVMEGFLKLSIPNWVRRLITRGLAVIPVIVCLIIFHGNEGKMEQLLVFSQVFLSIALPFSLIPLQLATSNKQLMGPFYNKTWINICSWSLIVILSVLNVYLIIETFKELFA
- a CDS encoding DUF4064 domain-containing protein encodes the protein MNRKVELILAWIASGLSAIYLLINLISFFIIENKAKNTEQYTQIMKQFGNQNGKVTPEMVNFTMTMSIATILFSTILGIVGTIVIKNRPILAGCLLVAASLIGVINMSIISSILWFIVAIMLFVKRNNNQNERGYRNNYSRDEWHPEDDYQSRKKDDPYIY
- a CDS encoding DUF4064 domain-containing protein, whose translation is MSGERYTQIKRPVSRLTEKLLGWFSWIFLLILTVITMFIALVSFSNDTSIQNLENSMNNNELIQQILANNSLNTTQFVIWLQNGVWAIIVYFIVCLLISFLALISMNIRILSGFLFLIASIITLPLVLLFVTLIIPIFFFIIAIMMFARKSKIETVPSYGPGPQYQPRYNPRDDYEEDRRYYEDERNDYETPRYEEEYVEPPRKTKKSERRTRRKHSYYDDNREHDYRDDDYEEESPYSYRDEQDVMNDTEEDKYNQYPKRAVSEEYHSPVEEESASGVLSRQARNRQKSRKPSQYNPNNDTHLHNDPTETFEAEPKVNKKEEKAQRKKEKAEIKAKKKEKRKAYNKRMKERRKNQPSAVNQRRMNYEERKQILNNDEQHSEDTTPIDNQHKNDK
- a CDS encoding ABC transporter substrate-binding protein — encoded protein: MKQFLQLIIGALVVGIICLGISHWFKSQDNTNTGEKIYVYNWGEYIDPDLIKKFEKETGIQVVYETFDSNEAMEAKIKNGGTHYDVAFPSEYTVQKLKRENLLLPLDHKKIPNIKNLDPDYMNMTYDPDNQYSLPYFFGTVGILYNKKEYPKENFDSWNDLYQPKFKNDVLLVDGAREIMGLALNKLGYSLNDKNPAHIKEAEKDLKNLIPQVRGVVGDEVTMMLQQNEGNIAVVWSGVAAPLVEDGDKYNYVIPKEGSNLWFDNMVIPKTAQNKEGAYKFMNFLLDAKNNKQNTEWVGYATPNKAARQLLPKEVRDDHRFYPSQKEQKRLEVYKDLGQNTLDEYNESFLNFKMSLK